One segment of Tepidimicrobium xylanilyticum DNA contains the following:
- a CDS encoding M20/M25/M40 family metallo-hydrolase: MDKDLSKKIRDLTIELAQIKSVVGTKEENNVVERIYEKFTKMEYFKNNPELLRYVPVKDDPLERKSVMAIVKGEKGNSKKTVILIGHTDTVGISDYGIIQDYATKPLELADKLKEVSLPKEALEDLESGEYLFGRGVFDMKCGVATLMTLIESISNDIEEFEGNIVFAAVCDEEGNSGGMLSVVSELVELKEKEGFEYLAVIDTDYSAPRYEGDNTRYVYVGTVGKLMPSFYIVGSEAHGGDPFKGLDPNHISSAIVEEIDFNTKYCDEAEGEVTVPPISLRQQDLKVEYSVQTAKTSYLYFNFGTHRSTPDQILDKVIAGAELAFQKVIDSLNIEYKKYCEANGFPYEKLPWEARVMSYEELYNKVREEKGREVDKVMEELAKKLLDDQNIDERLFALKMVENLHNMWSDKNPVVIVYYSPPYYPHIYVKGESPLEKRVLDAVNEAIEKMDSDYDIEMKKFYPYISDLSYAAAPREKNAVDSLKNNMPGFGIKYSLPIDEMQKLNLPVVNIGPFGKDAHKFTERLEKDYSFNIAPKLVYETIMNLLK; this comes from the coding sequence ATGGATAAGGATTTAAGCAAAAAAATAAGAGATTTAACCATTGAGCTAGCCCAAATAAAAAGTGTTGTAGGAACAAAAGAAGAAAATAATGTAGTGGAAAGGATATATGAAAAATTCACCAAAATGGAGTATTTTAAAAACAATCCCGAATTGCTGAGATACGTTCCCGTTAAAGATGACCCTTTGGAAAGAAAGAGCGTTATGGCAATCGTTAAGGGAGAAAAGGGCAATAGTAAAAAAACGGTAATATTAATAGGCCATACGGATACGGTAGGCATTTCAGATTATGGTATTATACAAGATTATGCAACTAAGCCCTTAGAGTTAGCTGATAAATTGAAGGAGGTATCCTTACCAAAAGAGGCCTTAGAGGATTTAGAATCTGGAGAATATCTATTTGGTAGAGGAGTATTCGATATGAAATGTGGCGTAGCCACCTTGATGACCTTGATAGAATCCATTTCTAATGATATAGAAGAATTTGAAGGTAATATAGTTTTTGCTGCTGTATGCGATGAAGAAGGCAATTCAGGCGGTATGTTGTCAGTTGTATCTGAGCTTGTGGAATTAAAAGAAAAGGAAGGTTTTGAATATTTGGCTGTAATTGATACGGATTATAGTGCTCCTAGATATGAAGGCGATAATACTAGGTATGTTTATGTGGGAACAGTGGGGAAATTGATGCCTAGTTTCTATATAGTTGGCTCTGAAGCCCATGGAGGTGACCCCTTCAAAGGATTAGACCCTAACCACATATCTTCCGCTATCGTTGAGGAAATAGATTTCAATACCAAATATTGTGATGAAGCGGAAGGGGAAGTTACGGTTCCTCCTATCTCCTTAAGGCAACAGGATTTAAAAGTTGAGTATTCAGTTCAAACAGCTAAAACCAGCTATCTGTACTTTAATTTTGGCACCCATAGAAGTACTCCAGATCAAATATTAGATAAGGTCATTGCTGGAGCTGAATTGGCTTTCCAAAAGGTAATAGATAGTTTGAACATAGAATATAAAAAATATTGTGAAGCAAATGGATTCCCTTACGAAAAATTACCTTGGGAGGCAAGAGTTATGTCCTATGAGGAGCTATATAATAAGGTAAGGGAGGAAAAGGGACGGGAAGTTGATAAAGTAATGGAAGAGTTGGCAAAAAAACTATTGGACGACCAAAATATAGACGAAAGGCTCTTTGCCCTAAAGATGGTTGAAAACCTTCACAATATGTGGTCTGATAAAAATCCAGTGGTAATAGTATATTATTCCCCACCATATTATCCTCATATATATGTTAAAGGAGAATCCCCATTGGAGAAAAGAGTATTAGATGCAGTTAACGAAGCAATCGAAAAAATGGATTCAGATTATGATATTGAAATGAAAAAATTCTATCCCTATATTTCAGATTTAAGTTATGCTGCAGCCCCAAGAGAGAAAAACGCTGTAGATTCTTTGAAAAACAATATGCCTGGTTTTGGAATTAAGTACAGTTTACCTATTGATGAGATGCAAAAATTAAATTTACCAGTGGTCAACATTGGCCCCTTTGGAAAGGATGCACATAAATTTACCGAAAGATTGGAAAAGGATTATTCCTTTAACATAGCTCCAAAGCTAGTTTATGAAACCATAATGAATTTATTGAAATGA
- a CDS encoding HAD family hydrolase — MIEAVIFDMDGLMFDTERLSKKTWQKCGEKYGYIFDDEIFDKVIGVSSKDAEKIFREAYGENLPYREIREEKNKMMINEIKENGIRIKKGLHECIKYLKDNHILIAVASSSDESTINFYLKLAKLSNVFDYIISGESLLNSKPDPEIFIKCCKKLNVNKENVLILEDSANGIKAANNANIKVVYVPDLAKIPEDVEKMVYRKVKDLLCVPKLIEEINMKNSH, encoded by the coding sequence ATGATTGAGGCAGTGATTTTTGACATGGATGGTCTTATGTTTGACACCGAAAGATTATCAAAAAAAACATGGCAAAAATGTGGGGAAAAATATGGCTATATTTTTGACGATGAAATTTTTGATAAGGTAATAGGAGTTAGTTCAAAAGATGCAGAAAAAATATTCAGAGAAGCTTATGGTGAAAATTTACCATATAGGGAGATTAGAGAAGAAAAAAACAAAATGATGATAAATGAAATAAAAGAAAATGGGATAAGAATTAAAAAGGGGTTGCATGAATGTATTAAATATTTGAAAGATAATCATATTCTTATAGCTGTTGCATCTTCTAGTGATGAATCCACAATAAATTTTTATTTAAAGTTAGCCAAATTATCGAATGTATTTGATTATATAATAAGTGGCGAGAGTTTGTTAAACAGTAAACCAGATCCAGAAATTTTTATAAAGTGTTGTAAAAAATTAAATGTGAACAAAGAAAATGTTCTAATACTAGAAGATTCAGCTAATGGAATTAAAGCAGCAAATAATGCTAATATTAAAGTTGTATATGTGCCAGACTTGGCAAAAATTCCAGAAGATGTTGAAAAAATGGTATATAGAAAAGTAAAAGACTTGCTATGTGTCCCTAAATTAATAGAGGAAATCAACATGAAAAATAGCCACTAG
- a CDS encoding SIS domain-containing protein, protein MLAKEIIKKIKDAESNITSVIFVGCGASKADLYPAKYFLEENSTKIRTSLYTANEFNYATPKAVNSNCIVITASLGGTTPETVQATSKAKSLGAYVITLTHKKDSPITKDADYVIVHGFEKSYAEKLEKMIYALQLAVEILNQFEGYANYEEMINGFNNIYDLIEKSAATVLPQAKEFANSYKDENVIYLMSSGATHKVAYSTSICLLMEMQWMNSGSFHDGEFFHGPFEIVDKDVPFILFMNEGKTRPMDSRALTFLKRFGAKTTVIDAKDFGITSVISEKVADYFSPMLISGIFRVYAEQLAIARNHPLTKRRYMWKLEY, encoded by the coding sequence ATGTTAGCAAAAGAAATTATAAAAAAAATCAAAGATGCAGAATCTAATATAACAAGTGTTATTTTTGTGGGGTGTGGGGCTTCTAAAGCAGATTTATATCCAGCTAAATATTTTTTAGAAGAAAATAGCACTAAAATTCGTACAAGTTTATATACAGCAAATGAATTCAATTACGCTACTCCAAAAGCTGTAAACTCAAATTGTATTGTTATTACAGCATCGCTAGGAGGGACTACCCCTGAAACAGTACAAGCTACATCAAAAGCAAAAAGTTTGGGGGCATATGTTATTACTTTAACTCACAAAAAAGATTCACCCATAACCAAAGATGCTGATTATGTTATTGTTCATGGATTTGAAAAAAGTTATGCTGAAAAGTTAGAGAAAATGATATATGCTTTACAATTAGCAGTTGAAATTTTAAATCAATTTGAAGGATATGCTAATTATGAAGAAATGATTAATGGATTTAATAATATATATGATTTAATAGAAAAATCTGCAGCAACTGTATTACCTCAAGCTAAAGAATTTGCTAATTCTTATAAGGATGAAAATGTAATATATCTTATGAGCAGTGGTGCTACACATAAAGTAGCATATTCAACTTCTATATGTTTACTTATGGAAATGCAATGGATGAATTCAGGGAGTTTCCATGACGGCGAATTTTTCCATGGGCCATTTGAAATAGTTGATAAAGATGTTCCGTTTATATTATTTATGAATGAAGGTAAAACTCGTCCAATGGATAGTAGAGCCTTAACATTTTTAAAAAGATTCGGGGCTAAAACAACCGTTATTGATGCCAAAGATTTTGGAATAACATCAGTAATTTCAGAAAAAGTAGCTGATTATTTTAGCCCGATGTTAATATCTGGAATTTTTAGAGTCTATGCAGAACAATTGGCTATTGCAAGAAACCATCCATTGACTAAAAGAAGATACATGTGGAAATTAGAATATTAA
- a CDS encoding PTS system mannose/fructose/sorbose family transporter subunit IID has protein sequence MANEKKKTDLNRKKYRNFFWKSWAMQASWNYERQMNMGFMYGMAPIIDEIYKDPKDIEFRKEAYKRHMAFFNCTPQTTAFVMGLSAAMEEKYANDRENFKPESINAIKTSLMGPLSGIGDSFFQGTVRVIAFGIGINLAKQGNILGPILAMVLSFIPSFLVTYYGGKLGYTAGSKYLVKIQKEGLMEKVMYISTMVGLIVVGSMVGSMIDITTPIAYGDMFVLQEILDNIMPGMLPLLLTGLMYWLLKKNVKTGWLLFISIFGGILLSVLGLLA, from the coding sequence ATGGCAAATGAAAAAAAGAAAACAGATCTTAATAGGAAAAAGTATAGAAATTTTTTCTGGAAATCATGGGCTATGCAAGCATCTTGGAATTATGAAAGACAGATGAACATGGGATTTATGTATGGGATGGCACCTATAATAGATGAAATCTACAAAGATCCTAAAGACATAGAATTTCGCAAAGAAGCTTATAAAAGACATATGGCATTTTTTAATTGTACTCCCCAAACTACCGCTTTTGTCATGGGGTTGAGTGCAGCGATGGAAGAAAAATATGCTAATGATAGAGAGAATTTTAAGCCTGAATCCATTAATGCCATAAAAACTAGTTTAATGGGACCGTTATCAGGAATTGGTGATTCTTTTTTTCAAGGAACAGTTAGAGTTATTGCATTTGGGATAGGAATCAACTTAGCAAAGCAAGGAAATATATTAGGGCCTATTTTAGCTATGGTTTTATCTTTTATTCCTTCTTTTTTAGTAACTTATTATGGTGGTAAGTTAGGATATACTGCTGGGAGTAAATATCTTGTAAAAATACAGAAAGAAGGTTTGATGGAAAAAGTAATGTATATATCAACAATGGTAGGTTTGATAGTTGTTGGCTCTATGGTAGGTTCAATGATAGATATAACTACTCCTATAGCATATGGTGATATGTTTGTACTTCAAGAAATATTAGATAATATTATGCCCGGGATGTTACCATTATTACTAACAGGTCTTATGTATTGGCTGCTTAAAAAGAATGTAAAAACAGGATGGCTTTTGTTTATCTCAATTTTTGGTGGAATATTATTAAGTGTACTAGGTTTACTTGCATAA
- a CDS encoding PTS mannose/fructose/sorbose/N-acetylgalactosamine transporter subunit IIC, whose product MLLKSVLIGLIGVFCILDSRLLGRLNFERPLIVSTLVGIVLGDITKGLTIGASLELISMGIVNIGAAAPPDMNLGSIIATSFAILTNATPETALTIAIPIAILGQMIGIILRMVLSQFTHFADAYIENGDFNKAKRLHIVYGPVLYSLMYFVPIFLTIYFGTGLVQNIVETIPVWLTDGLNVASKILPAYGFAMLLTTMLTKKMIPFFLLGFFITVYSNITLMGVAILATLLAFILSELKFKNYDNEDLENLD is encoded by the coding sequence ATGTTATTAAAATCGGTATTGATAGGTTTAATAGGGGTTTTTTGTATTTTAGACTCCCGGCTTTTAGGAAGGCTTAATTTTGAAAGACCATTAATTGTAAGTACATTAGTGGGCATAGTTTTAGGGGATATAACAAAAGGATTAACGATAGGTGCATCTTTAGAACTGATATCCATGGGAATAGTTAATATAGGAGCAGCTGCACCTCCTGATATGAATTTAGGTTCTATAATTGCAACATCATTTGCTATTTTGACAAATGCTACGCCAGAAACAGCTTTGACAATTGCTATACCCATTGCTATATTGGGACAAATGATAGGAATAATATTAAGAATGGTTTTATCACAATTTACTCACTTTGCAGATGCTTATATTGAAAATGGAGATTTCAATAAAGCGAAAAGATTACATATAGTTTATGGACCAGTCCTTTATTCATTAATGTATTTTGTGCCCATTTTTTTAACTATATATTTTGGAACAGGGTTAGTTCAAAATATAGTGGAAACTATTCCAGTATGGTTAACAGATGGGTTAAATGTCGCCAGCAAGATATTACCTGCATATGGATTTGCAATGTTATTAACAACAATGTTAACTAAGAAAATGATTCCATTTTTCCTTCTTGGGTTTTTTATAACTGTTTATTCAAATATAACTTTGATGGGAGTTGCAATATTGGCAACATTGCTGGCCTTCATTTTGTCAGAATTAAAGTTTAAGAATTATGATAATGAAGATTTGGAAAATCTTGATTAA
- a CDS encoding PTS sugar transporter subunit IIB codes for MIKLFRIDHRLLHGQVIFAWCKILQITRIIVVDDEAANDEFKKMTLSLTKPPEVKLNIFSVEEVLSKMGKIESLNDNIMMIFGGTQTMLKFCENYPNVKEINYGGIAKKEGSKQFSNAIFLNEEEIEDSRKLKNMGINLYMQQIPSSKREDLNSKL; via the coding sequence ATGATAAAACTTTTTCGTATAGACCACAGATTACTTCACGGGCAAGTTATATTTGCATGGTGTAAAATTCTGCAAATAACTAGAATTATTGTTGTTGATGATGAGGCAGCAAATGATGAATTTAAAAAAATGACACTAAGTTTAACAAAACCGCCAGAGGTAAAGCTTAATATTTTTTCCGTAGAAGAGGTTTTGTCTAAAATGGGGAAAATAGAGAGTTTAAATGATAACATTATGATGATATTTGGCGGAACTCAAACCATGTTAAAGTTCTGTGAAAATTACCCTAATGTCAAGGAAATTAATTATGGTGGGATAGCAAAAAAAGAAGGATCGAAACAGTTTAGTAATGCAATATTTTTGAATGAAGAGGAGATTGAGGACAGTAGAAAATTAAAAAACATGGGCATAAATTTGTATATGCAGCAAATCCCTAGTTCCAAAAGAGAAGACTTAAATTCTAAACTATAA
- a CDS encoding GntR family transcriptional regulator, whose protein sequence is MVKKIDRNSPIPIYKQIANLIEIDIRNKKYDENFKLPTENEFTKIYNVSRMTIRQALKLLEDKDLISREAGKGTFLKDNRLNNPMEGSHSFSKLIETQGLKAGAKLISASLERPTTEDLKELDLKEDEHIVVIKRVRYANGEPISYEISRFTENYKFLLTKDLNDNSLYDILYKEKNIYFTKTKRTIELVRANDTLSDYLQVEKDYPIILIRGVATDNYNNISHRAFEYLLGDKFKFTI, encoded by the coding sequence ATGGTTAAAAAAATAGACAGAAATTCTCCTATACCAATATATAAGCAAATAGCAAATCTCATTGAAATAGATATAAGGAATAAAAAATATGATGAAAATTTTAAATTACCAACCGAAAATGAATTTACTAAAATTTATAATGTAAGTAGAATGACAATAAGACAGGCTCTTAAATTGCTAGAAGATAAAGATTTAATAAGTAGAGAAGCAGGAAAAGGAACTTTTTTAAAAGACAATAGACTAAATAATCCTATGGAAGGTTCTCATAGTTTCAGTAAATTAATTGAAACACAAGGATTAAAAGCAGGCGCAAAATTAATAAGTGCCTCTTTGGAAAGACCTACAACTGAAGATTTAAAAGAACTAGATTTAAAAGAAGATGAGCATATAGTTGTTATAAAAAGAGTTCGATATGCAAACGGAGAACCTATTTCCTATGAGATTTCAAGATTTACAGAAAACTACAAATTCTTGTTAACTAAGGATCTTAATGATAACTCTTTGTATGATATCCTATACAAAGAAAAAAATATTTATTTTACAAAAACTAAAAGAACAATAGAATTAGTTAGAGCTAATGATACTTTAAGCGATTACTTACAAGTAGAAAAAGATTATCCAATAATATTAATAAGAGGGGTTGCTACTGACAACTACAACAATATTTCCCATAGAGCTTTTGAATATTTATTAGGTGATAAATTTAAATTTACAATTTAA
- a CDS encoding PTS sugar transporter subunit IIA: protein MKLIICGHGAFAPGIFNAANMIFGNDEDIFAIPLLDGEGIDDFKNKIKDITKNIDENEEILFMTDIFGGTPYNVVSEYAYEHSNVDVITGTSLPIVIEALALKNSTKLKDLVFLLKNSNNENFKIYSEEFKKANSNISNDL, encoded by the coding sequence ATGAAATTAATAATTTGTGGTCATGGAGCTTTTGCTCCAGGAATTTTTAATGCGGCAAATATGATTTTTGGAAATGACGAGGATATTTTCGCAATTCCGCTACTTGATGGTGAAGGCATAGACGATTTCAAAAATAAAATTAAAGACATTACAAAAAATATAGATGAAAATGAAGAAATTCTTTTCATGACTGATATTTTTGGAGGTACTCCCTATAATGTAGTATCTGAATATGCCTATGAGCACAGTAATGTAGATGTTATTACCGGAACAAGCCTGCCAATAGTCATAGAGGCTTTAGCATTAAAAAATTCAACTAAATTAAAAGATCTAGTATTTTTATTAAAAAACTCAAACAATGAAAATTTTAAAATCTATAGTGAAGAATTTAAAAAAGCAAATTCAAATATTAGTAATGATTTATAA
- the spoIIR gene encoding stage II sporulation protein R: MKFRKGIICLVLLFVFIYLIQPYEDMEEPSVEGFKDNIIRFHIVANSDKEEDQLLKLKVRDELLKETQVKFENSKSLDETRSIINENLNYIKSLAEEVIKREGKNFPVEVHFGNINFPTRKYGDIVLPAGEYETLQVTIGEGKGKNWWCVMFPPLCFVDANHSHAVKSDQDLKKTIIGEDTSLLHANKEPPIILKSKVVEVYQKTKTYLADFLAKK; this comes from the coding sequence ATGAAGTTTAGAAAAGGAATTATTTGTTTGGTATTATTGTTTGTTTTCATCTACTTAATACAACCCTATGAAGATATGGAAGAACCCAGTGTTGAGGGATTTAAGGATAATATAATCCGCTTCCACATTGTAGCTAACAGCGATAAAGAAGAAGATCAGCTCTTAAAGTTAAAGGTAAGGGATGAATTATTAAAGGAAACCCAAGTTAAGTTTGAAAATAGCAAATCTTTAGATGAGACAAGAAGCATAATCAATGAAAATTTGAACTACATAAAATCCCTAGCCGAAGAGGTAATAAAGAGAGAGGGAAAGAACTTTCCTGTTGAGGTGCATTTTGGGAATATTAACTTCCCTACCAGAAAATATGGAGACATAGTCCTTCCAGCAGGAGAATATGAAACATTACAGGTTACAATAGGAGAAGGCAAGGGCAAGAACTGGTGGTGTGTCATGTTTCCTCCTTTATGTTTTGTAGACGCAAACCATAGTCATGCTGTAAAATCAGACCAAGATTTGAAAAAGACAATTATAGGTGAAGATACGAGCCTTCTCCATGCCAATAAAGAACCCCCTATTATATTAAAGTCTAAAGTAGTAGAAGTATATCAAAAAACAAAAACATACTTAGCAGATTTTTTGGCAAAAAAATAA